In one window of Methanolobus mangrovi DNA:
- a CDS encoding DUF7139 domain-containing protein — translation MYYKKYSIRVMESKFRYYFGSMIFLSGLILSISAIGFAIMVHLRRTSDPSEIITTYGLLGIGLSFVLLGINLMISQRRPYGLYSNWVMIFGFLSSICGVLYFATIYSNSWVYPNVSYVSFSYAAGICLLSGNAFGNAVLKLIEERSKLLLETDTVNQYSIEDIEKEVEKTLNESLSGNSSFSTFNLGIKEDSCDFVLGKALKESAQSKIELRDSIREVEFLQNTISGKVKVSDCGIDLTSKMLSATMKQSAAEQNRTFSDKLKVKFNSIRR, via the coding sequence ATATATTATAAAAAATATTCAATACGCGTAATGGAATCAAAATTCAGGTACTATTTTGGATCAATGATATTCCTCTCTGGCCTTATTTTATCCATCAGTGCAATCGGATTTGCTATAATGGTTCATCTCAGAAGAACATCTGATCCTTCAGAAATAATAACCACTTATGGTCTTCTGGGCATTGGACTTTCCTTTGTACTATTGGGCATAAATCTGATGATAAGTCAGCGCAGACCCTACGGTCTTTATAGTAATTGGGTTATGATATTCGGATTCCTGTCTTCAATTTGCGGAGTACTTTATTTTGCAACCATCTATTCGAATAGCTGGGTATATCCAAATGTTAGCTATGTATCTTTTTCATATGCTGCAGGTATTTGTCTCCTTTCAGGAAATGCCTTTGGGAATGCAGTTCTAAAGCTTATTGAAGAGCGTTCCAAGCTATTGCTTGAAACAGATACGGTCAACCAGTATTCTATTGAGGATATTGAAAAAGAAGTCGAGAAGACATTAAATGAATCTTTATCCGGCAATAGTAGTTTTTCGACATTTAATCTGGGTATAAAAGAAGACTCATGTGATTTTGTTCTGGGAAAAGCTCTGAAGGAATCAGCACAGAGCAAAATCGAATTAAGGGATAGTATCAGGGAAGTCGAATTTCTGCAAAATACCATCAGTGGAAAGGTCAAAGTGAGTGATTGCGGCATTGATCTGACAAGCAAAATGTTAAGTGCAACAATGAAACAGAGTGCAGCAGAGCAAAATAGAACTTTTTCGGATAAA
- the uvrA gene encoding excinuclease ABC subunit UvrA — MSLSSIRIKGAKEHNLKNVDLTLPRDKLIVITGLSGSGKSSLAFDTIYAEGQRRYVESLSAYARQFLGLMEKPDVEYIEGLSPAISIEQKTTSKNPRSTVGTVTEIYDYLRLLFARIGIRHCPDCGRIIETQSVDQIVDSIMNLREGTKIHVLAPLVRERKGEYKKLLTDLLAEGFTRVRIDGEVHTLDDVENIELGRYFKHNIDIVVDRLVIKKGIEERLSDSVETALEKSGGTLTVQVIDGEELTFSEKLACTKCGIGFEEMEPAAFSFNSPQGACPECHGLGTSMEFDPDLIVPDRTLSLNEGAVEPWYSKKADGYYMQSLQSLANYKGFSMDTPFEELEPSIQNIIFNGSEELIPFVHVGKNGGMWKHKGRFKGVIANLSKVYEGTESESSKERMSRYISTKPCLTCHGKRLKPVTIAVTIDGKNIINVTEMSVDEALEFFKELEPKLNDREYTIARLILKEIKARLGFLVDVGLDYLTLSRSAATLSGGEAQRIRLATQIGSSLMGVLYILDEPSIGLHQRDNLRLITTLKHLRDIGNTVIVVEHDEETITSADYVVDMGPGAGIHGGEIVAEGAPKEIMKNKNSTTGKYLSGKLKIEVPDKRREATGTLVLRGAIQNNLKSIDVEFPLGILLCITGVSGSGKSTLINETLNKVLAKQLNKARDIPGKYSSIDGLENVDKVITIDQSPIGRTPRSNPATYTNLFTPIRELFAQTKMARARGYKPGRFSFNVRGGRCEACSGDGIITIEMHFLPDVYVPCEVCHGKRYNRETLEVTYKDKNIAEVLDMTVEEAFEFFENVPTISRKLQTLNDVGLGYIKLGQSSTTLSGGEAQRVKLATELSKRSTGKTVHILDEPTTGLHFDDVKKLLEVLQRLVDTGNTVIVIEHNLDVIKTADWIIDLGPEGGDRGGEVIAQGTPEEVAKSYISYTGKFLKKML; from the coding sequence ATGTCTTTGAGCAGCATCAGGATTAAAGGTGCTAAGGAGCACAACCTTAAGAATGTTGACCTCACCCTGCCGCGTGATAAGCTAATCGTCATCACCGGACTTAGTGGGTCAGGCAAATCATCACTTGCTTTTGATACAATTTACGCCGAAGGACAGCGCAGATATGTGGAATCACTCTCAGCGTATGCCAGGCAGTTCTTGGGGCTTATGGAAAAACCGGATGTGGAGTATATCGAAGGGCTGTCCCCTGCCATATCCATTGAGCAGAAGACCACAAGCAAGAACCCTCGCTCCACAGTAGGTACTGTTACTGAAATTTATGATTACCTGAGATTGCTCTTTGCCCGTATCGGTATAAGACACTGCCCTGACTGTGGACGAATAATAGAGACACAGAGCGTTGACCAGATAGTTGACAGCATAATGAACCTGCGGGAAGGCACCAAAATACATGTGCTGGCTCCACTTGTAAGAGAGAGGAAGGGAGAGTACAAGAAACTCCTCACCGACCTGCTTGCTGAGGGTTTCACACGTGTACGCATAGACGGTGAAGTGCACACGCTGGATGATGTTGAAAATATAGAGCTCGGACGTTATTTTAAACATAATATTGACATCGTGGTTGACAGGCTTGTAATCAAGAAAGGAATCGAGGAAAGACTATCAGATTCCGTGGAAACCGCACTTGAGAAAAGCGGAGGTACACTTACAGTTCAGGTCATCGATGGTGAGGAACTGACATTCAGCGAGAAGCTTGCATGTACTAAGTGTGGAATCGGTTTTGAAGAAATGGAACCTGCTGCATTCTCATTCAACAGTCCGCAGGGTGCATGTCCTGAATGTCACGGTCTTGGAACATCAATGGAATTCGATCCTGACCTGATAGTTCCAGACAGGACACTATCGCTTAATGAAGGAGCAGTAGAACCCTGGTACAGCAAAAAAGCTGATGGGTACTACATGCAGTCACTTCAGTCCCTGGCAAACTATAAAGGATTCTCAATGGACACTCCTTTTGAGGAGCTAGAACCAAGTATCCAGAACATCATATTCAATGGCAGTGAAGAACTTATTCCATTTGTCCATGTAGGAAAGAATGGCGGTATGTGGAAACATAAAGGCCGCTTTAAAGGAGTAATAGCAAACCTTTCCAAGGTATACGAAGGCACAGAATCAGAGAGCAGCAAGGAAAGGATGAGCAGGTACATCAGCACAAAACCATGCCTGACCTGCCATGGCAAGAGACTCAAACCAGTTACTATCGCCGTAACCATCGATGGAAAAAATATAATCAACGTAACGGAAATGTCCGTTGATGAAGCACTGGAATTCTTCAAGGAACTTGAACCAAAACTCAATGACAGGGAATATACAATCGCTCGTCTTATACTCAAAGAGATTAAGGCACGGCTTGGGTTCCTTGTTGATGTAGGTCTGGACTACTTGACACTGAGCAGGTCCGCAGCCACGCTTTCAGGAGGAGAAGCACAGCGTATCAGGCTTGCAACACAGATAGGTTCCAGTCTCATGGGCGTGCTCTACATACTTGACGAGCCAAGTATTGGTCTGCACCAGAGGGATAATCTCAGACTCATTACAACATTAAAACACCTGAGAGATATAGGAAATACCGTGATCGTGGTCGAGCACGATGAGGAAACCATAACCAGCGCCGACTATGTTGTTGATATGGGACCAGGAGCAGGCATACATGGAGGAGAAATAGTTGCCGAAGGTGCTCCTAAAGAGATAATGAAGAACAAGAATTCCACAACCGGAAAATATCTGAGCGGAAAACTGAAGATAGAGGTTCCCGATAAAAGAAGGGAAGCTACGGGTACTCTGGTCCTCCGGGGTGCCATCCAGAACAACCTCAAGTCAATTGATGTGGAATTCCCCCTTGGTATTCTTCTCTGTATCACCGGAGTATCCGGTTCCGGAAAGAGTACGCTAATCAATGAAACGCTTAACAAGGTGCTTGCAAAACAGCTTAACAAAGCAAGGGACATACCGGGCAAATACAGTTCCATAGATGGACTTGAGAATGTAGATAAGGTAATAACCATAGACCAGTCACCCATCGGACGCACACCCAGATCAAACCCCGCAACTTACACTAACCTTTTTACCCCTATCAGGGAACTCTTCGCCCAGACAAAAATGGCACGTGCAAGAGGTTACAAACCCGGACGTTTCAGTTTTAATGTCCGCGGCGGCAGGTGTGAAGCATGTTCAGGTGACGGGATAATCACCATTGAAATGCACTTTTTGCCTGACGTATACGTCCCATGTGAAGTGTGTCATGGCAAGCGTTACAACAGGGAAACCCTTGAAGTAACCTACAAGGACAAGAATATAGCCGAAGTTCTTGATATGACAGTTGAGGAAGCTTTTGAGTTCTTTGAGAATGTTCCTACTATCAGCCGCAAGCTTCAGACACTTAACGATGTGGGCCTGGGATACATAAAACTTGGACAGTCATCCACCACACTTTCAGGCGGAGAAGCGCAGAGAGTGAAACTCGCAACCGAACTAAGCAAGCGCTCAACCGGTAAAACAGTTCACATATTAGATGAACCCACAACAGGTCTTCACTTTGACGATGTGAAAAAGCTTCTTGAGGTCCTCCAGAGACTCGTGGATACAGGTAACACAGTTATAGTCATCGAACACAACCTCGATGTCATAAAAACCGCAGACTGGATAATAGACCTCGGGCCTGAGGGAGGAGACCGTGGCGGAGAAGTTATTGCGCAAGGAACTCCTGAAGAAGTGGCAAAGAGCTATATTTCCTATACAGGGAAGTTCTTGAAGAAAATGCTATAA
- a CDS encoding histidine kinase N-terminal 7TM domain-containing protein, with the protein MYLNYYAIPLIILACLLSVLIFHIQKHKNTNGTTSFSLLLFFIIIYAFFYAFEISSTTLNSALTFYKLEYIGIAFIPLFMLIFAIKYTGKKHLLTTPAIVATFAIPLITMILVFTTGKHTLYHKEIFLSSETIFPSLVFEPGIWYGVQQFYQIACIIFSIILLLKMWLEVIPAFRKQVTIVMIGIMVPFLVLLLYIARIFPLGLDPIPYSLAFSGLLIYVGMTHYKLLDVAPLARSLLFEKLPDGVIVLDGMQRIVDYNHSAIKYLELTSEDIGRHASKVLASWPELIDNIQSTHGIDSIEVNKNIDGASVWLNVDFLPLLDDNRNIMGQMIALRNITEKKKAEEILLETNRYLEEATAHAQNMAAQAEMANRAKSEFLANMSHEIRTPLNGVIGFSDILMQTELTDSQFHYMQTVYTSANTLLDLVNDVLDFSKIEAGKLELDPEITELTELLNQITDIVKYKAHEKELELKLKIVSDIPKHIIVDNLRLRQILINLLSNAIKFTEKGEIELKVETFNIPDDTHEIGIKFSVKDTGIGIAEKNRDKIFDSFSQEDGSINRRYGGTGLGLTISNRLLEMMGSKLELESEVGKGSTFYFTVVLPVKEEEKTIITDVPENPCKALTEDKKEAKYSILIAEDNQTNMELASIIISGLLPKAEILKAGTGTEVVQIFKEKKPDLIFMDIQMPEMDGYDATREIRKLESQNRMLTPIIAITANAFKGEKERCLKAGMDDQITKPIISNMIQHILDKWLFMIEINRNNDNNDDAIESVHFDKEKLLEAINENEEVYCMLTSMAIGSITSNLEDIITDLSNKDIQRVKAHVHKMKGAALNINFNILGNLAKELEEAIELNGEIVPDLLEQMKDEIEFVKLDLEK; encoded by the coding sequence ATGTACCTCAATTACTATGCAATTCCCTTAATCATCCTGGCATGTCTCCTGAGTGTACTGATATTTCATATTCAAAAACATAAAAATACAAATGGAACTACCAGCTTCTCGTTATTATTATTTTTCATCATTATTTATGCATTTTTTTATGCATTTGAAATATCTTCAACAACATTGAATTCTGCTCTAACATTTTATAAACTTGAATACATAGGAATTGCTTTTATACCTCTTTTTATGCTTATTTTTGCGATAAAATATACAGGAAAAAAACACTTGTTAACCACACCTGCAATCGTTGCTACCTTTGCAATTCCATTGATAACTATGATCCTTGTATTTACTACCGGGAAGCATACTTTATATCACAAAGAGATATTCCTGAGCTCTGAAACAATTTTCCCCAGTCTTGTATTCGAGCCAGGAATATGGTACGGTGTTCAGCAATTCTATCAAATTGCCTGTATCATTTTCAGCATAATCCTTCTCCTGAAAATGTGGCTGGAAGTAATACCAGCTTTTCGAAAGCAGGTCACCATAGTAATGATTGGTATAATGGTGCCTTTTTTAGTATTATTACTTTACATTGCCAGGATATTCCCACTTGGTCTTGATCCGATTCCTTATTCCCTTGCATTTAGTGGTCTGTTGATCTATGTAGGAATGACTCACTATAAGCTACTGGATGTAGCTCCTCTGGCACGGAGCTTACTATTTGAAAAATTACCTGACGGAGTGATTGTTCTCGATGGAATGCAAAGAATAGTTGATTACAACCATTCCGCCATTAAATACCTTGAACTTACATCAGAGGACATTGGAAGACATGCATCCAAAGTGCTGGCCTCATGGCCAGAACTTATTGATAATATCCAAAGTACGCATGGAATAGACAGTATTGAAGTAAACAAGAACATTGATGGTGCAAGTGTCTGGCTGAATGTTGATTTCCTTCCGCTTTTAGATGATAATAGGAATATAATGGGACAAATGATCGCTCTTCGAAACATCACAGAGAAGAAGAAAGCAGAAGAAATATTGCTTGAAACTAATAGGTATCTTGAAGAAGCCACAGCCCATGCACAAAATATGGCCGCTCAGGCAGAAATGGCAAATCGTGCCAAAAGTGAATTCCTTGCCAACATGAGCCATGAGATCCGCACACCTCTTAATGGAGTTATTGGTTTTTCAGATATACTGATGCAAACTGAACTTACAGATTCTCAATTCCATTACATGCAAACAGTGTATACATCAGCCAATACATTGCTTGATCTGGTCAATGATGTACTGGATTTTTCAAAGATCGAAGCTGGAAAACTGGAACTTGACCCGGAAATAACAGAACTTACAGAGCTTCTTAACCAAATTACGGATATTGTCAAGTACAAGGCTCATGAAAAAGAGCTTGAGCTCAAATTGAAGATAGTATCTGACATACCAAAGCACATTATTGTTGACAATCTGAGATTACGGCAGATATTGATCAATCTCTTGAGTAACGCCATTAAGTTCACAGAGAAGGGAGAGATCGAACTAAAAGTTGAAACTTTCAATATCCCTGATGACACACATGAGATTGGAATTAAATTCTCAGTAAAAGATACAGGAATTGGAATTGCAGAAAAGAACAGAGATAAGATATTTGATTCATTTTCACAGGAAGATGGTTCCATAAACCGCAGATATGGCGGAACTGGGCTTGGATTAACCATTTCAAACAGACTTCTGGAAATGATGGGATCAAAACTTGAGCTTGAAAGTGAAGTTGGAAAAGGAAGCACATTTTATTTTACAGTCGTTCTTCCCGTAAAAGAAGAAGAGAAAACAATTATTACAGATGTTCCTGAAAATCCCTGCAAAGCCCTCACAGAAGATAAAAAGGAAGCAAAATATTCCATATTAATAGCCGAAGACAATCAAACAAATATGGAATTGGCTTCGATCATCATTTCCGGATTACTACCGAAAGCAGAAATATTGAAGGCAGGGACGGGAACAGAGGTTGTTCAAATATTCAAAGAGAAAAAGCCTGATCTTATCTTCATGGACATACAGATGCCTGAAATGGATGGATATGATGCCACAAGGGAGATCAGGAAACTTGAATCTCAAAATAGGATGCTCACACCAATTATAGCCATTACTGCAAATGCATTTAAGGGTGAAAAAGAACGATGTCTGAAAGCAGGCATGGATGATCAGATCACCAAACCAATTATTTCCAACATGATTCAACATATTCTGGATAAATGGCTTTTCATGATTGAAATAAATCGAAATAATGACAACAATGATGATGCTATTGAGTCAGTCCATTTCGATAAAGAAAAATTGTTGGAAGCAATAAATGAGAATGAAGAAGTATACTGTATGTTGACTTCTATGGCTATTGGATCCATTACATCTAATCTGGAAGATATAATAACGGATCTTTCAAATAAAGATATACAGAGAGTAAAAGCTCATGTCCATAAGATGAAAGGAGCAGCACTTAATATTAATTTTAATATCCTTGGTAATCTGGCAAAGGAACTTGAAGAAGCCATTGAGCTCAACGGAGAAATTGTCCCCGATCTGCTGGAACAAATGAAAGACGAAATTGAATTTGTAAAACTTGACCTGGAAAAATAG
- the purB gene encoding adenylosuccinate lyase, whose protein sequence is MAIHPIEYRYGTDEMKFVWSEANRLEKIMKAEAALAKAEADIGLIPKEAADIIEASIGSVELERVKEIEDEIHHDMMAVVIAMSEKCEEDADKWVHFGATSNDMLDTATGLQLKDAVKILENKVHKLLDVLLIQADTHKNLVCAGRTHGQIGVPTTYGLRFAIWASEVARHIERLEQLKPRLIVGQMTGAVGTQAAFGKDGIEIQKRVMKYLEIGSVDVSNQIIQRDRHAEFVMWMANTVTTLDKIAVEIRTLQRSEIAEVEESFRKNQVGSSTMPHKRNPIKSEQICGLARIVRAMVEPELQNNTLWDERDLTNSSCERIVFPEACVLTDHIIKLAIGVIENLRFYPENIRRNLDLLKGLNMGEAVMIELAMRGVGRQEAHELVRSSAMEAHETGKHFKDVLLANPNVANYLSEDDITNLVDPDKYIGTSVEQVEAVVAKLKRN, encoded by the coding sequence ATGGCAATCCACCCCATAGAATACCGCTACGGAACAGACGAAATGAAATTTGTCTGGAGTGAGGCTAACCGCCTTGAGAAAATCATGAAAGCTGAGGCTGCACTTGCAAAGGCTGAAGCAGATATTGGACTGATCCCTAAGGAAGCTGCAGATATAATAGAGGCCAGTATTGGTTCTGTGGAGCTTGAAAGGGTAAAAGAGATCGAGGATGAGATACACCACGACATGATGGCAGTTGTAATTGCGATGTCCGAAAAGTGTGAGGAAGATGCAGATAAATGGGTACACTTTGGTGCTACATCAAATGACATGCTTGACACTGCAACAGGTCTTCAGTTAAAGGATGCTGTTAAGATCCTTGAAAACAAGGTTCACAAGCTTCTGGATGTACTTCTTATTCAGGCAGATACTCATAAGAATCTCGTATGTGCAGGAAGGACACATGGACAGATCGGTGTTCCAACAACCTATGGATTGAGGTTTGCCATATGGGCATCTGAGGTTGCAAGACACATTGAACGCCTTGAACAACTCAAACCACGTCTTATAGTCGGTCAGATGACAGGTGCCGTAGGTACTCAGGCTGCATTTGGTAAGGACGGTATTGAGATCCAGAAAAGGGTAATGAAGTACCTCGAGATTGGTTCAGTGGATGTTTCAAACCAGATCATCCAGAGGGACCGTCATGCAGAATTTGTCATGTGGATGGCAAATACCGTTACAACCCTTGACAAGATAGCAGTGGAGATACGCACCCTTCAGAGAAGTGAGATTGCTGAGGTTGAGGAAAGCTTCAGGAAAAACCAGGTTGGCTCTTCCACAATGCCACACAAGCGTAATCCTATCAAGTCCGAGCAGATTTGTGGTCTTGCAAGGATCGTGCGTGCAATGGTCGAACCAGAACTCCAGAACAACACTCTCTGGGATGAAAGGGACCTGACTAATTCATCATGCGAAAGAATAGTTTTCCCTGAGGCATGTGTTCTTACAGACCACATAATAAAACTCGCAATTGGTGTTATCGAAAATCTCAGGTTCTACCCTGAAAATATCCGCCGTAACCTTGATCTTCTTAAGGGTCTGAACATGGGTGAGGCTGTAATGATAGAACTTGCAATGCGCGGAGTAGGTCGCCAGGAAGCCCACGAGCTTGTACGTTCCAGTGCAATGGAAGCCCATGAAACAGGCAAACACTTTAAGGATGTCCTGCTGGCAAACCCAAACGTTGCAAACTACCTGAGTGAAGATGATATTACCAACCTTGTAGACCCGGACAAATACATCGGTACTTCTGTGGAACAGGTTGAGGCCGTTGTTGCAAAACTGAAGAGGAATTGA
- a CDS encoding ammonium transporter, whose protein sequence is MVLDTGDTAFIIICTAMVMLMTPGVGLFYGGMVRSKNIISMIAMAFIAFAIVSIQWVTIGYSLSFGTDISGFIGGLDYVGLAGVGLEGEGIPDMLFMAFQLVFAGITLAILTSGIAERVKLSSFIVLGLLWTTLVYDPLAHWAWGGGWAGELGALDFAGGTVVHISSGFGALALALVIGKRSGFGKYSMEAENITTTLLGGSLLWFGWFGFNAGSALAANGLAVNALVVTNVSAAAGAITWMAASWIKGKPSSLGLISGAVAGLVAITPASGFVSPMSAIVIGGFAGLLCYGALLFRVRRGLDESLDAWAVHGMGGLWGALATGIFASAAIGGVDGLIYGNTHQFLVQLIDASAAILYAFIMTFILAKLVDKVMGLRVTEEEEYVGLDISQHGESTTA, encoded by the coding sequence TTGGTACTCGATACCGGAGATACAGCATTTATCATCATCTGTACCGCCATGGTCATGCTCATGACCCCAGGAGTAGGACTTTTCTATGGTGGAATGGTACGTAGTAAAAACATAATTTCCATGATAGCCATGGCTTTCATAGCCTTTGCCATTGTAAGTATCCAGTGGGTTACAATCGGTTACAGCCTCTCTTTTGGTACTGACATCTCAGGATTCATTGGCGGTCTGGACTACGTAGGCCTTGCAGGAGTAGGGCTTGAAGGTGAAGGAATCCCTGACATGTTATTCATGGCATTCCAGCTTGTTTTTGCAGGAATCACACTGGCAATCCTCACATCAGGAATTGCCGAACGTGTTAAATTAAGTTCTTTTATCGTTCTCGGATTACTCTGGACAACCCTTGTCTATGATCCTCTGGCCCACTGGGCATGGGGAGGCGGCTGGGCCGGAGAACTGGGTGCTCTTGACTTTGCAGGCGGTACCGTAGTACATATCAGCTCAGGATTTGGAGCTTTAGCACTTGCACTTGTTATCGGCAAGCGTTCAGGATTTGGAAAATACAGCATGGAAGCAGAGAACATCACAACAACTCTCCTCGGCGGATCACTTCTCTGGTTCGGTTGGTTCGGATTCAATGCAGGAAGCGCACTTGCAGCAAACGGACTTGCGGTCAATGCACTTGTAGTAACAAATGTATCTGCTGCAGCAGGCGCAATTACCTGGATGGCAGCATCATGGATAAAGGGTAAGCCAAGTTCACTGGGCCTTATCAGTGGAGCTGTTGCAGGTCTTGTAGCTATCACACCAGCCTCCGGTTTTGTTAGTCCTATGTCTGCCATTGTAATAGGTGGATTTGCCGGACTTCTCTGTTACGGAGCACTGCTCTTCCGTGTTCGCAGAGGACTTGATGAAAGTCTTGATGCCTGGGCAGTACACGGAATGGGAGGATTGTGGGGAGCACTTGCAACAGGAATATTTGCAAGCGCAGCCATTGGCGGAGTTGACGGACTCATCTATGGAAATACACATCAATTCCTGGTACAACTCATTGATGCTTCCGCTGCCATACTATATGCTTTCATAATGACCTTTATACTTGCCAAGCTTGTGGACAAGGTAATGGGATTACGTGTGACCGAAGAAGAAGAATATGTTGGACTTGATATATCCCAGCATGGTGAATCTACTACAGCCTGA
- a CDS encoding P-II family nitrogen regulator: MKRVKAIIRPEKLEDVKAALEEKGYFAMTVYQVKGRGAQKGICLQYRGKQIKVDMIPKTEIEMVVGDEDVRPIIEIIRTSARTGKFGDGKIFVSPIELVAAIRNDDEIVSE, encoded by the coding sequence ATGAAGAGAGTAAAAGCAATTATTCGCCCGGAGAAGCTGGAAGATGTAAAGGCGGCACTGGAAGAGAAAGGCTACTTTGCCATGACAGTTTATCAGGTTAAAGGACGTGGAGCACAGAAAGGTATCTGCCTCCAGTACAGAGGAAAACAGATCAAGGTAGATATGATCCCTAAGACCGAAATAGAGATGGTCGTGGGTGATGAAGACGTCAGACCTATCATCGAGATCATTAGAACAAGCGCAAGAACCGGTAAATTCGGTGACGGAAAGATTTTCGTATCCCCGATAGAGCTGGTAGCTGCAATCAGAAATGATGATGAGATAGTGTCTGAATAA
- a CDS encoding type 1 glutamine amidotransferase, translating to MKIHCLVHLEFETLGNIKEWACSKDHSISVTMPYVNSSFPHPDDFDLLIIMGGLMSIYQEEEYPWLKKEKEFVKMAIESGKAVYGICFGAQMISEVLGGKVSKNKYKEIGWHEVHPLESFQTDVTLFQVPADISVFQWHGDTFSLPEGAKRLFESEACPEQGFIYGDNVLALQFHPEVDGACVGSLITNCSSDLAEGMYIQSENEICGRDDLIKSSSDLMFAILEWFEENIRSKIN from the coding sequence ATGAAAATACATTGCCTTGTCCATCTGGAATTTGAAACTCTCGGTAATATCAAAGAATGGGCATGTAGTAAAGACCATTCTATATCCGTGACCATGCCATACGTAAATTCATCTTTTCCGCATCCGGATGACTTCGACCTGCTCATAATAATGGGTGGTCTGATGAGTATCTATCAGGAAGAGGAATATCCCTGGCTGAAAAAAGAAAAAGAATTTGTAAAAATGGCTATTGAATCTGGTAAAGCAGTCTATGGTATATGTTTTGGAGCCCAGATGATCTCTGAAGTCCTGGGGGGAAAAGTGTCCAAAAATAAATACAAGGAAATTGGCTGGCATGAAGTTCATCCACTTGAATCATTCCAGACTGATGTTACTCTTTTTCAAGTTCCTGCAGATATTTCTGTTTTTCAGTGGCATGGTGATACATTCAGTCTCCCGGAAGGTGCAAAACGTCTGTTTGAAAGCGAAGCATGTCCCGAGCAGGGTTTTATCTATGGGGACAATGTGCTTGCATTGCAGTTTCATCCAGAGGTTGATGGGGCGTGTGTGGGTAGTCTTATCACAAACTGCAGCTCCGATCTTGCAGAAGGCATGTACATACAATCAGAAAATGAGATATGTGGCAGGGATGATCTGATCAAGTCTTCTTCTGACCTCATGTTTGCAATACTTGAATGGTTCGAAGAAAACATTAGAAGCAAAATAAACTAA
- a CDS encoding phosphate-starvation-inducible PsiE family protein, with product MIIKYINEFQKVIIKIVIVMMAFVILSATLEIGWIVFKDLFTPPLFLIGVEQILDVFGLFFLVIIGIELLETVKMIITESSMNVDVIILVGVTAIVRKVMIIDIKNTAPLFLIGLGTLILALAATYYLINSSEKEFKCTLDYKEDEE from the coding sequence GTGATAATCAAATATATCAATGAATTCCAGAAAGTGATCATAAAAATAGTCATCGTGATGATGGCATTTGTTATCCTCAGTGCTACATTGGAAATTGGATGGATTGTGTTTAAAGACTTATTTACACCACCTTTATTTTTGATCGGTGTGGAGCAGATACTGGATGTATTCGGTCTTTTCTTCCTTGTCATTATAGGTATAGAGTTGCTGGAAACTGTCAAGATGATAATCACCGAATCTTCAATGAATGTCGATGTTATCATTCTTGTAGGAGTTACTGCAATCGTAAGAAAAGTGATGATCATTGATATCAAAAATACAGCGCCCCTGTTCCTTATAGGTCTGGGAACACTTATTCTTGCACTTGCAGCAACTTACTATCTGATAAACAGTTCTGAGAAGGAATTCAAGTGCACACTTGATTATAAAGAAGACGAAGAATAA